The following is a genomic window from Adhaeribacter radiodurans.
GTCCGGACGGGACTCGAACCCGCGACCTCCGCCGTGACAGGGCGGCATTCTAACCAACTGAACTACCGGACCGTTTTCTTTAATCTGAAGGTTTGTTCTTCCGTTAAAGTGATGCAAATGTATAGGGTTAAATTTTATTCTGCAATACCTTCTCCTAAATATTTTTACTTTATTTTAAAGTTAATAGCTATCTGTTTCAAAGCCAGGGTACTATTTTATGCTTTATTAATTAATTACGGCACTCTTACGTAAATTCTAAGATTCCCTTAACTTTGTGTAGTAGAACTAACCCCGGATGTATGCTTCTAGATTTTGAACAACCTATTGTAGCGCTCGAAGGCAAACTGAAAGAGATGAAAAAACTGGCGGCTGAAAGCCAGGTAGATGTAACCGAAGCTGTAAAAGCGTTAGAAGAAAAAATTAAAACTCTTAAAAAAGAAACTTACGCGAACTTAACCCGCTGGCAACGAGTACAATTGTCCCGCCACCCAGATCGCCCTTATACTTTAGATTACATTGAAGGCCTAAGCACCCGATTTATTGAATTACACGGCGACCGTAACGTTTCGGACGATAAAGCCATGGTAGGTGGCTTTGGCGAGATAAATGGCCGCACTATTATGTTCATTGGCCAGCAAAAAGGCCGTAATACCAAACAACGGCAACTGCGCAATTTCGGAATGGCAAATCCGGAAGGTTACCGCAAAGCCTTACGTTTGATGAAAATGGCCGAAAAATTTAACAAACCTATTGTTACGTTTATCGACACGCCAGGAGCATTTCCGGGAATGGAAGCTGAAGAACGTGGCCAGGGCGAGGCCATTGCCCGGAATTTGAAAGAGATGTTTATGTTAAAAGTGCCGGTTATCTGTATTATAATCGGCGAAGGTGCTTCGGGTGGGGCTTTAGGAATAGCAATTGGCGATCGGGTGCTCATGCTCGAAAACACCTGGTACTCGGTTATTTCACCGGAATCTTGTTCTTCCATTTTATGGCGTAGCTGGAATTACAAAGAACAAGCTGCCGAAGCCTTAAAGTTAACCGCTACCGATATGTTAAAGAACGGTCTAATTGACGGTATTATTAAAGAGCCATTAGGGGGAGCGCACACCGAACCCGAAAAAATGATTCGTATACTCAAAAAAAATATTCTAAAAACCTTAACTGAATTAGAAGCTATACCTGCCGAAGAGCGCACCATTCAAAGAATTGAGAAATTCTCTGCTATGGGTGTGGTGCAGGAGTTGTAAGTTGAAAGTTATGAGTTATAAGTTATAAGTTTATATTACTTTTAAGGTAATCGATAAGATTGTAAGTCAAAAATTGACCTTAGTCGTAAATAAAATAAAGTAATTACATCTTCATTTATAACTCATAACTCAACTCTTAATTCATAACTAAATTGCGCCTACATACTATCGAAACCGGTTTTTTTAAATTAGACGGGGGTGCTATGTTTGGAGTGGTTCCTAAAAGTATCTGGCAACGCACTAATCCCGCCGATGAGAATAATTTGTGTACCTGGGCCATGCGTTGTTTACTGATAGAAGACGGCAATCAATTGATTTTAATCGATACGGGGATCGGCACCAAACAAGACCCAAAATTCTTTTCGCACTATTACCTCCACGGAGAGCATACTTTAGAATCATCCCTGCGAAAGGCGGGGTTTGCTTTTTCGGATATTACCGATGTTTTTTTAACCCATTTGCATTTCGATCATTGTGGGGGTGCCGTACAGTATAATACCAATCGAGCATCTTTAGAACTTACTTTTCCAAACGCTACTTACTGGACCAATCCAGACCATTATAAATGGGCCACTGAACCGAACCCCCGCGAAAAAGCTAGCTTTTTAAAGGAAAATATTTTACCCTTAGCGGAAAGTGGCCATTTAAAATTTGTTCATCCACAGCAACCTTCACCTTTTCATCAGTTCGATATTTTGTACGTAGATGGGCATACCGATAAAATGATGTTACCGGTAATTCCCTACAAAGACAAAAAAATAGTTTACGTCGCGGACCTGCTTCCCTCCGTGGGGCATTTACCTATACCGTATGTAATGGGTTACGACACCCGGCCTTTGCTAACTTTACAGGAAAAAGAGAGTTTCTTAAATGTTGCCGCTACCGAACAATACATATTATATTTTGAACACGATCCTGTTCACGAGTGCTGCACCGTAAAACTTACTGAAAAAGGTGTTCGTATGAACGAAGCCTTTACTTTAGCAGACGTATAAAAGATGAAAATTGGGTTAGTGATGTCGGGCGGTGCGGTGCACGGCATGGCGCATTTAGGAACTTTAAAAGCTCTTACTGAACTACAAATACCGATACACGCTCTGTCGGGGGTAAGCTCCGGCGCTATTGCCGGCGCTTTTTACGCTGCCGGGTTTGCCCCGGAAGAAATCTTTGAAATTGCTACCCGAATATCTTATTGGCAACTGGCCCGGCCAGCTTTTAACAAACGCGGCTTAATCCGTTTAGATAATTTGGAGAAAGAATTTGTTAAGTATTTAGGCAACAAAACATTCGAAGATTTAAGCTTACCATTTTATATCTGTGCCACCGATTTACGCCAGGGTACAACTATATATTTTTCTTCAGGCGAGTTAATCAAACCTTTGTTAGCTTCCAATACAGTTCCCGTACTTAGTCCGCCGGTAGAGTACCAAAACTATTTGCTGGTAGATGGTGGATTGCTTAATAATTTACCGGTAGAATGTTTAGTAAATATAACCGATTTCCGGATTGCCAGCCACGTAAACCCCATGAACTCCGAAGCCGAATTAAAAACATTCCGGAGTATTCTGGAACGTACCTGCCATTTGGCGGTGAACAATACAGTCGAACCCCGCCTATCTTTTTGCAATTTAGTAATTGAGCCGCCCTTGTTAAAGTATTTTAGTTTAACGGATCTAAAAAATGCCCGCAAAATGTTTGAAGCGGGTTACGAACATACTTTAAGCTTGTCAGACAAGTTGTTAGCTTTAAAAGATTAATTAACTTATAGATATTTAATATTCTAAAATGCTTATTGAATAATTCAAAGAAGGAAATAGATTAAAGTACGGCATATCATTTGTTATTTATATCAAATATGTAAATAACAAAATTTAAATCTATATGCGTTATCTTCTTTTCTTCTTTTTACTTTTTTCTACTTCGGCTTATTCTCAAACAAACCGCAGTTTACTCCAAACCTACGTGAAGAAAGGCACCTACTTAGTAGGTGGTTCTATTAACGGATCATTCCGAAGTTATTCCCGCGCAGCTAGTAGCCCGGAAAGTAATCCGGATAAGGGCACTGTTGCTGATTTTAAAGGCGACGTAAAAGCCGGGTATTTTCTTTCTCCTACTATTGCCGTAGGTTTGCAGGCCAGCCTGAATTATTTTAATTATAAAAACGAAATAAAAGGCAATGGCCCCAACAGCACCTTTTTCCTGTACGGTCCTTTTGTGCGAGGTTACGTGGTTAATGGTTTATTCGGGGAAGCCGGTTTTGGTATGGGGCTAAGGAATTTCAATTCTAATGTGGATTCTAAATTATTGGAAGGAAAGTTAGCTGTTGGTTATACCCATTTCATTAATCAAAAAGTAGCCATAGAGCCTCTTTTATCACTCCGGTACTTACAAAATAATTATCCTACTTCGGCAGGGGTAGTCCGGCAAACCGAATTTGGCCCTGCCTTTGGCGTGGCCGTGCATGCTTTCCTTTACCGGGGTAAAATGGGCATTCAAACAGAACGTCCGCGTAACAAATATTAAGGCAAATCACTTATTAACCACAAGTTTAACAGGCGCTTTAGGGCTTAAAATAAAGTAATCAATCTTACCTGTTTAAACCATAATTCAGTTTACTACAATAGATAATTAAAATCTTTTTCTTACTTTTAACAGGAAAAGCCAGTTCAAAGCGAAAGAACTGGCTTTTTAGTGTTTACTTCTCATTCACAATGCTGGCAAAATTTTTATCTCATATTATCTTTAAAGTATCGGGCTGGAAAGTTGTTGGCCGTATTCCGGCGAACGTTCCTAAATGTATTATGATAGCTGCGCCGCATACGAGTAATTGGGATTTTTTGTATGCCCGCTGCGCCTTTTACATTATGGGGGTAGATGTACGTTTTACTATTAAAAAAGAAGCAATAAAATGGCCTATATTGGGTCCGTGGATTCAATACATGGGCGCTTTGCCCGTTGATAGAAGTAAAAATAATAGCCTGGTACAAGCCATGGTTGACATTTTCAACCAGAACGAAAAAATGGTAATTATGATTACGCCGGAAGGAACCCGTAAATACCAGCCCCGCTGGCGCCGGGGATTCTATCATGCTGCAGTTGGCGCGAATGTACCTATTTGCCTAGGTTACCTCGACTATGCTAAAAAAGAAGCCGGTGTTGGTCCAATTTTTTATCCAACGGGCAACATCGAGAAAGATTTAGAAGATATTTTGGCATTTTACCGCACCAAAACAGCCAAGTTCCCGGAAAACGGAGTGCGTTAAACTCCTTGAATTTAATTTTCCATTTTCCGAAGGCAAATACCCAAGGTAACTACCCCAACTATCTTTATTAAAAAAGTGTGTTCGAGAGAAACACCTATTTACACAAAGAATGATTAAGAAAGATAAAATTCTATTATCAGGTTACTTACTGTTTATTTTAGTATTCTTAGAGAGCTAGTAGGTAACCAATAGGTTCTTCCAAGATGACTGAATAAAGAAAAGAGCTTCCTTTTTTTCTAAACTTATCTGTATCTCGTACGCTCGTAAAATAACCAGTTCGTAATAATTTCATTCTAACTGACCTTATTGCTAGTCTTTTAAGTAATATTTACTAAAAACAATCTGTACTTTGTTGCTCATGTAGTTAGAATAGCTACGTTGTGGAATCATAACAAAGTAAAAAACTACTTGCTGGCAATCATAGTTCTGATTTATCCACACGCCAGAATAAGCCCTTCAAAATTTGTCCAAAAGAATAACCTTCAACAATTAAATGTAGTATAATTACTATATTTAATTAAACAGTACTAAGTTAAAATCTGGCAAAGACTTTATGGCGCATATTTGAAAAGCGACTAGTGTGTCTAAACCAAAATTATTTACTAAATCTTACTTTTTAGAATATCTTTATGAAAATTCATCATTTTAATACTCTCCCTTTTTTTGCTTTGTAAGATCTACATTACGAGCCTCTTACTTATTCCAGGTTGTTATCCTTAAATTAAATTTGCACGATTTGTATCCTAATTATTGTTGTTTGTAGTATAAACATCAAATAAAGTTGGTAACGGACCAGTAACCTTTCACCAGTCTGGTTATTAATAATTATAATGAAACAAATACTAACTTGCAGCCTTTCAGAAAACTAATACCTTGATTGTATGAAAAAAAAGCTTGTACCCAAATCTCTTAACGTACTATCACTCCCTATTAAATGCTATTTGCTTTTGCTATTTTACTTTTTAATTAGCTCTCAAAGTCAAGCATCTGCTTTTAAAGTTGTTCCTATTAAAAATACCTCTGCCGATTATATCGGTTCTGCCAATTTAAAAACGGCTTTTGCGGGTGAACAAATAAGCAGCTTTATCTTAATTAATTCCGCCACCAAAGCTACCATTCAAACTCTTACAAGTGGCAGCACTATTAATTTAGCTACGTTACCAACCACAAATATTAATATACGAGCCAATACTAGTCCGGCTACCATTGGCAGTGTGGTTTTTATTTTAAGCGGAACGGAAAGCCGAAACCAAATAGAATCGAAAGGTCCGTATGAATTATTCGGCGACAATTTACCCTGGACGCCAAAAATAGGAAGTTATACTTTAAAGGCAACTCCCTACTCGAGTTCGGGTGGTAAAGGAACAGCGGGTACCGCTAAAACTATATCTTTTACGGTAATTAACAGCACTAATGCTACCAATAAAGCTCCTTTGGCTAATGCTGGTCCGGATAAAGCAATAACTTTGCCCGCTAACGAAGTAACTTTAACGGGTTCCGGAACAGATTCTGATGGCACTATCAGCAGCTATACCTGGAAACAAGTAAGCGGGCCAAGTACAGCTACCTTCAGCAGTAAAACAGTTGCTTCTCCTACAATTAGTAATTTTTACGCGGGTAAATACCAGTTTACTCTTACCGTAAGAGACGATAAAAATGTGGCGAGTAGTCAGGATTACGTAACTGTAATGGTAAACCCAGCAGCTGAAGTTAAAGTTAATTTTCAGGATCAGTCTACCGTTCCGCCTTCGGGCTGGTTAGCAGATTATGGTCAGGCATTTGGTACGCGTACGAGTCCAAACCAGGGCACGGGTTTGCAATATGGCTGGAGAAAAAGAAGTGACAACAGTTTATTAGATATAATAGGCAATGGCCGGAACAGAAATACGCCTGCCGATGCCACATTAGCTACTTTAATCCACATGCAAGCCGACGATGTAGTTGGCGCTTTTAACGGTGTTAAAGCCGAAGGTTTCTGGGAAATGAAAGTAGCCAATGGCATTTACGATGTAACCGTTTCGGCCGGTGATGCCGGTGTTTATACGTTGCCCGAAAGCCATTCAGTGAACGTAGAAGGCCGCCAGGCCATTTCGGATTTTATACCCTCGGGTTCTACCGGAACCAGCACCCGCTTTAAATCAGCCAAGGTACGGGTAGCAGTTACCGATGGTTTGTTAACGATTGATGCCGATGGTGGCTTTAATACTAAAATCAACTCCACGCAAATTGTACCCGTTACAAATGGACCTTTTGCGTTTTGGTCTCTAAACGAGCAGCAAATAACCGTAGAAAAAGGAGATATCAGCAGTAATAAAACGTTCTCCTTAGATTTAAGCAATACCACTAATAAAAATGATGTGCAGTACACTATTTCTGCGCAATACGATGGGGATAAAGGTGACTGGTTAAGTTTTAATCCGAGCCATACCGGTGCCGAGCCAAATGTAATTTTTGATTATTCTAAAGCCGAAGACCTGCCTGTAGGTACTTACCAAGCCACTATAAACGCCGAAGCCTCCGGCTTCGGAACGGCAAGTGTTGCTATCATACTGACGGTAAGCGCTCCTCACCCTTATGTTATTTCTTCTACACCAGCGGATAGTGCTACTAGTGTAAGTGTAAATACTTCCAGTATTGCGGCTAACAACTTATTTGTACCCGAAGTAGAAGGTTACCAGGGAGGCGTAGACAACAGCACCATTACCACTAATACAGTTTTACTTCTCAAAGTATCGGGCAATACTACTACTCAAATACAAGGGGTGGTGCAAGGTACCGGCGGTGGTGACGCGATCAGCTTTTCGCCTACTTTTGCCTTAGAGCCCAATTCTACTTATAAATTTATGGTTACGGATGGCGTTAAATCACTTAGTGGTGCTTCCTTCGTTCCGTATAACGCTATTTTTACTACAGGTGCCGCCATTGAACCGGTTGATCCAATTTTAGTGGAGTTTACGAAAGTGCCCATTCCAGGTACCCAAAACAAGAAGTATTCTTCTTTAACCATTGGCCCGGATGGTAAATTTTATGCTCTTTTACTTAACGGCAATATTGAACGGTATGCCATTAATCACCAGGATGGCAGCCTTACCTACGAAGCTGTTATTAATACTTTACAAGGCAAATACGGCGACCGCTCGGCTATTGGGTTAGTTTTTGCGCCTACGTCTACTGCGTCCAATTTAGTAGCTTATGTATCGCATTGCTCTTCTGGCTTAGCTGCCGCACCGGAATTTGACGGTAAAATTTCCAGATTAAGCGGATCCGGGTTAGCTATCGAACAATTAATGGTAACTAACCTACCTCGTTCGGCCAAAGACCATTTAGTAAATAGTTTAGTTTTTGGGCCAGACGGCGCTATGTACATCGACCAGGGTAGTAATAGTTCGATGGGTTCGTACGATGGTTCGTGGCAGCGTACCGAAAGTTTATTGTCGGCTGCCATTTTACGTTTAGACCTTGCCAAACTTACCACTTTACCCCTCGACGTTAAAACTACTTCTGACCAAAATTTAATAAATACAGCTACAGCTAGTCAATTGCGGTTGAGCGATGGTACGTATAATCCGTTTGCCAGTAACGCGCCGCTTACTATCTATGCCTCCGGAGTTCGGAATTCCTACGATCTGGTATGGCACAGTAATGGTCAGTTATATGCACCGGCCAACGGTTCTGCGGCAGGTGGTAACACACCGATTTCCGTGACGGGTACCCGCCGACCAGATGGCACCTTCTACAATGGCCCGGCTGTAGCTGCTACTTCAGGAGTGAAGGTGCAAAATGACTGGCTATTCCGTATTAATCCGCTCAAAGGGGTGGGTTATTTTGGGCACCCTAATCCTTTACGTGGCGAGTACGTGGCTAACCGGGGCTACGCCGATAATCCGAAATATCCTAGTTCTTTAGGATCAGACACTAACTACCGGGGAGCCGCCTTTAATTTTGAACTGAACCGCTCACCTAATGGGGCAATCGAATACAAGAGCAATGCTTTTAACGGCGCTTTAAAAGGCAAATTACTGGTTTGTCGTTTTAGTGGCGGGGGCGATATAATTGTATTACAACCAGGTTCCTTAACAAAAGGCAGCCCGGAAGCAGATTACGATATCCTGACAAGTTACACGGGTGCCGGTACCAAGGGTTTAGTTGGAATGTCGGGCTTTATTAACCCACTGGATATTGTGGAAGATGTGCAAACAGGTAATTTGTACGTGATTGAGTTTAACTGGAACAATATTCCGGATAGAACCGCTCAAATTACTTTGTTGCGGGTGAGCAGCATTTCTGACGAAGATGGATTTGCCACTGCTTTTCCGGAGAAGATTACTGCTACCGAAGTGGTGGGAGTTACGCAAACAGCTAGTTCTAAAATTGTAAATTCGCTGGCTACTGCACCTACCACTAAAAAAGATAAGGATAAGGATAAAGACAAGGACAAGGACAAGGACAAGGGCAAAGATAAGGGCAAGCCAGAGTTGCCCGATTATTCTAAAGTTACCCAACATGCCGTAACCATATCAAATACTGGCCGGGGTAACCTTAAATTGAAAAACCTGGGAATTGTAGGAGAAAATGCGAGGGAGTTTGTAATGACAGGGCAACCCAATGCTAAACCAAATAAACCGGTAAAAATTCGTAAAAACAGCTCCGTAACCTTTAATATCGCTTTCTTTCCCGCTTCGGCAGGGTTAAAAACAGCCAAACTCGAAGCATCTAGCCAAAAACGGAAGAAAGATCAAGTGGTATCCGTAGAATTAGTTGGATTTGGTATTCAGTACGAAGTCAATGATTCCACAACCATTGAATCGTTAGAAGCTAATGCTAATAAAATGATAAATAAGGTTACCAAAAAGGCAACTGATAAAGAACCTGTGCTGAAAGTATATCCTAACCCAAATACCATTGGATCAAAAATTTATGTAGATCTGGCTGATTTTGGTAAACTAGAACCCGTAACGCTTACTATTTATGATAGCTTCGGACAAATCTATCAGGCTAAAACTGTTAAAACAGATGCGAATGGAATTGTTTCGGCGGAGTTGCCCGTAACGAAAACCATGAAACCCGGCATTTACATTATTAAAGCCAATGGACCTTCAGGTCAAAAACAAACGAAAGTTATAATAGAAAATTAAGCTACCTCACTAATTATCTAAAAAAGGGAACGTAGAAACGTTCCCTTTTTTATTTATTGAGCTTGAAAAACATAAATAGGTAAGCAATCTTTCTGCTAACAAAAATTTGTGAATAAAACTTAATTCCGGTTATTTCTTTCGTATGATACAGAATCAGATTACCTTGTTACTAACAACTATTGGGGGTGAATCCCTGTTTTAATTTTACAAATATTCCTTCTTAAATCGTTTCATTTAAATTCAGAAACATGAAAGCAAGTAAATTATATAATTTCCGGGAGATGAACTCCTATCAATTTATAGCTGTAGTTGGGCTGATAATGACTTTCGCTGCCCATATTATTTTATTGCTAACCGATAAACATATTGCCAGTTATAATGCTTTATATGTTTGTTGGGTAGGAGTTTTTATTGTAGGAGCAATTATTAACTATAATACAAAACCCGATGATCACCACGGTCATCACCACCATCATTAATCTCCAATTCTGCTTATTTTTGACGCATGGCATTAAACGGTAAAACCACTACGGCAATTCAGTTTCCGGATGAAACTGATTGGCTGCAAAAAGTAGCTTTAAGCGGGTTTGGCTTAGGTTTGTTATTAATTTTTTTAAGTGGCTTTCAAGCTGCCGGCGAGAGGAATTTAATGTTCTCCGGGATTTTAGTGGGTTTAACATCTTTGCTTGTTTATTTCCTGCGCACCTATTTCAAGAATCATCCGGGTATCAGAAATAATGGAATCTGGTTGCGCGGCTCCACTAGTCGTGGCGCAATAGCTTGGGTTACCGGAATATTTTTAACGGGTTTTTACGTGGTATTATACTGGTGGCCCGATTTAATGAATGGCCTTATTCGCAGTATAAATCCACTAAGTTACTGGTTGCGCGGCAATGCGGCCGACCGGTGGTTTTTATACGGCACCTTTTACACGTTGGCCGTTCTGATTATGGGAGTACGGGCATTATTAAAATATCGTCATAGTCCTTACCAGATTATCCGCACCTTATCTGTAATGTTTTTCCAGTTAGTGCTGGCTTACTTAATTCCGTATTTCTTAGTTCAGTTAAACCAGCCGGAGTTTTATTTATCTTACTTTTGGCCGCTTAAATACGATTATTTGTTTCCGGGTACGGTAGGTTATTTAATTAAAACGCCAGGAGCTTTAGGAGTATTCTTTTTTTTCTGGACAGCCATAATTTCTTTAATTGGCGTACCTATACTCACTTACTTTTTTGGGAAACGCTGGTATTGCAGTTGGGTGTGTGGCTGCGGAGGATTGGCCGAAACAGCGGGCGATCCGTACCGGCATTTATCAGATAAATCCCGGGCTGCCTGGCGCTGGGAAGTAGCTATAATTTATCCTATTCTGGGCTTTATTGTTCTTACTACGCTGTTGCTATGGATTAACTCCCTTATGGGTGGGGGCTTACTGGGTCGTTTATCAAATGAGTTTTCGCAAACCTACGGTTTTTTCATTGGATCTATCTTTTCGGGCGTAATTGGCGTAGGTTTTTACCCAATTATGGGCTCACGCGTTTGGTGCCGCTTTGGTTGCCCAATGGCAGCGTACCTGGGTATTTTACAAAAACATTTTTCCCGTTTCCGGATAACAACTAATGGCGGCCAATGTATTTCGTGCGGTAATTGCTCTACTTACTGCGAAATGGGAATTGATGTACGTTGGTATGCGCAGCAAGGTCAACCAATTATCCGGGCTTCGTGCGTGGGTTGTGGTATGTGCGCCACTGTTTGTCCGCGGGGCGTTTTAAACTTAGAGAACGGCCCCCGTGAAAATCGTTACCAGCCAACTGCCCTTATTTCACCGGAAAGTCTACGGATTTTAAGTTAAGGAAGTAGGTTATAAGGTAGTAGTTATTTATTGGTAACTATTTAGTAAATTTTTCTTAACTAAATAGTTAAAATACTTGATTTAAATGCGGTTTTCTACTTTATACCTAGTTACCTTAAAAAATTCGTAACGGCTTTATGGAAAGCATCCGGGTCTTGTAAATGCGGAATGTGGCCTATTCCTGGTAAGCCCACTAATTTACTGGTTCTAATTTGGTTTACGGCTTTTCTCCCCAAAGTAGGATAATTTCCGGCTTTGGCCAATACGGTTTTGTCTTTAATGTTGGCCTTACCCACTACCGTTCGATCGGTTTGTCCAATAATTAATAACGTAGGCATTTGCAGTTGCTCTAATTCGTAAATAATGGGCTGCTGGTATATCATATCGTAAGTTTGGGCCGAGGCAAAAGCTACTTCCGGGTAATCTTTACTGTGGGTTTGGGCGGCGGGTATTTTTACCCATTCGTCGTATTCCGGTTTCCACTCCGGGAAATAAGTTTTAAAATAATTCCGGATAGATTCTTCTGAGGTTTTTACTTCTTTCTGATAAGCAGCGTCTAAAGTAGTAAAAGGCACAATTGGTCGGTAATCTTCTAACCCAATCGGATTTTCCAGAATCAATTTAGTAACTACTTCCGGATACATGAGCGCAAACCGGGTAGCCAACATTCCGCCCATAGAATGCCCAATTACAATGGCTTTTGTTACGCCTAAAGTATCTAATAATTGCCGGGTATTAGTAGCAAGCTGGTGAAAACTGTAGTGGAGAGAGGGTTTAGAAGATTTTCCGAAACCAATTTGGTCGGGCACAATTACCCGGTACCCTTGTTTATTTAAAAATTTAATGGTCTGTCGCCAATAAGCGCCTAAAAAATTTTTACCGTGCAACAGTACAATGGCGGGACGCGAAGCATTAAATTTTTCCGGAACGGCATCCATATAAGCCATCCGGCAGGCTTGATTTTCAATTTTTAAGTTTAAAAAATGGACCGGGCAGGGATAAGTATAACCTGTTAGTTCCGCATCCAGAACTTCCGGGATGGCCGGCGTTTGCGACCAAGCCTTTTTAACCAGAGAAACTACTAAAATAAAAATTAATAAAACCAGCTTTCGCCTCTGAATTATTAAAGACATACGAATTAGTAGATATATTTTAAAACTTAATTGTTAAAACCAGTAAGTACATTCATATTTAAATTCAGCCCAAAATAAAGTGACTATATTACACCTTTAAATTGTAAATCTTACAAGAAGAATAAAAATATTCTTTCAAGTTAAAACCATCCGTAAAAGTCTAAATAGAAAGCAGCTCTCCCCTCTTCCACCAATTCATTCAAACTTAAATAATCTGATTGTATCAGGTATTGTCCGAAGAAAGTTGCTGCAAAATTCTTAAAGCATTATGTACGTGTTCCAACGGTTTTAACTGGGAATTAAATGCATATTGAATTGTTCCGGATTTATCAATAACAAACGTAGCCCGGCCCGGAATTAAGCCCAGCGTTTTAGGTACCCCGTACATTTTAGCCACTTTACCAGCAGGGTCACTTAACAAAGTAAAAGGTAATTGGTATTTAGTTGAAAATTTTTGGTGAGACGCTAAATCATCGGAAGAAACGCCAATTACTTCAGCACCATGTTCCTGAAAAATCTCGAATTGATCCCGAAAAGAGCAGGCTTCGGCCGTGCAACCGCGGGTATCGTTTTTAGGATAAAAATACAATACTACGTTCTTCTTGTTTTGTAAATCGGATAAGGAAAAAGATTCGCCTTGCGAATTTTTTAGTTCAAAGTCAGGAGCTGGTGTTCCAGGATTCAGCATAATTGTAAAATTAAATAAACCTA
Proteins encoded in this region:
- a CDS encoding acetyl-CoA carboxylase carboxyltransferase subunit alpha — protein: MLLDFEQPIVALEGKLKEMKKLAAESQVDVTEAVKALEEKIKTLKKETYANLTRWQRVQLSRHPDRPYTLDYIEGLSTRFIELHGDRNVSDDKAMVGGFGEINGRTIMFIGQQKGRNTKQRQLRNFGMANPEGYRKALRLMKMAEKFNKPIVTFIDTPGAFPGMEAEERGQGEAIARNLKEMFMLKVPVICIIIGEGASGGALGIAIGDRVLMLENTWYSVISPESCSSILWRSWNYKEQAAEALKLTATDMLKNGLIDGIIKEPLGGAHTEPEKMIRILKKNILKTLTELEAIPAEERTIQRIEKFSAMGVVQEL
- a CDS encoding MBL fold metallo-hydrolase — protein: MRLHTIETGFFKLDGGAMFGVVPKSIWQRTNPADENNLCTWAMRCLLIEDGNQLILIDTGIGTKQDPKFFSHYYLHGEHTLESSLRKAGFAFSDITDVFLTHLHFDHCGGAVQYNTNRASLELTFPNATYWTNPDHYKWATEPNPREKASFLKENILPLAESGHLKFVHPQQPSPFHQFDILYVDGHTDKMMLPVIPYKDKKIVYVADLLPSVGHLPIPYVMGYDTRPLLTLQEKESFLNVAATEQYILYFEHDPVHECCTVKLTEKGVRMNEAFTLADV
- a CDS encoding patatin-like phospholipase family protein, yielding MKIGLVMSGGAVHGMAHLGTLKALTELQIPIHALSGVSSGAIAGAFYAAGFAPEEIFEIATRISYWQLARPAFNKRGLIRLDNLEKEFVKYLGNKTFEDLSLPFYICATDLRQGTTIYFSSGELIKPLLASNTVPVLSPPVEYQNYLLVDGGLLNNLPVECLVNITDFRIASHVNPMNSEAELKTFRSILERTCHLAVNNTVEPRLSFCNLVIEPPLLKYFSLTDLKNARKMFEAGYEHTLSLSDKLLALKD
- a CDS encoding lysophospholipid acyltransferase family protein, whose protein sequence is MLAKFLSHIIFKVSGWKVVGRIPANVPKCIMIAAPHTSNWDFLYARCAFYIMGVDVRFTIKKEAIKWPILGPWIQYMGALPVDRSKNNSLVQAMVDIFNQNEKMVIMITPEGTRKYQPRWRRGFYHAAVGANVPICLGYLDYAKKEAGVGPIFYPTGNIEKDLEDILAFYRTKTAKFPENGVR
- a CDS encoding PKD domain-containing protein gives rise to the protein MKKKLVPKSLNVLSLPIKCYLLLLFYFLISSQSQASAFKVVPIKNTSADYIGSANLKTAFAGEQISSFILINSATKATIQTLTSGSTINLATLPTTNINIRANTSPATIGSVVFILSGTESRNQIESKGPYELFGDNLPWTPKIGSYTLKATPYSSSGGKGTAGTAKTISFTVINSTNATNKAPLANAGPDKAITLPANEVTLTGSGTDSDGTISSYTWKQVSGPSTATFSSKTVASPTISNFYAGKYQFTLTVRDDKNVASSQDYVTVMVNPAAEVKVNFQDQSTVPPSGWLADYGQAFGTRTSPNQGTGLQYGWRKRSDNSLLDIIGNGRNRNTPADATLATLIHMQADDVVGAFNGVKAEGFWEMKVANGIYDVTVSAGDAGVYTLPESHSVNVEGRQAISDFIPSGSTGTSTRFKSAKVRVAVTDGLLTIDADGGFNTKINSTQIVPVTNGPFAFWSLNEQQITVEKGDISSNKTFSLDLSNTTNKNDVQYTISAQYDGDKGDWLSFNPSHTGAEPNVIFDYSKAEDLPVGTYQATINAEASGFGTASVAIILTVSAPHPYVISSTPADSATSVSVNTSSIAANNLFVPEVEGYQGGVDNSTITTNTVLLLKVSGNTTTQIQGVVQGTGGGDAISFSPTFALEPNSTYKFMVTDGVKSLSGASFVPYNAIFTTGAAIEPVDPILVEFTKVPIPGTQNKKYSSLTIGPDGKFYALLLNGNIERYAINHQDGSLTYEAVINTLQGKYGDRSAIGLVFAPTSTASNLVAYVSHCSSGLAAAPEFDGKISRLSGSGLAIEQLMVTNLPRSAKDHLVNSLVFGPDGAMYIDQGSNSSMGSYDGSWQRTESLLSAAILRLDLAKLTTLPLDVKTTSDQNLINTATASQLRLSDGTYNPFASNAPLTIYASGVRNSYDLVWHSNGQLYAPANGSAAGGNTPISVTGTRRPDGTFYNGPAVAATSGVKVQNDWLFRINPLKGVGYFGHPNPLRGEYVANRGYADNPKYPSSLGSDTNYRGAAFNFELNRSPNGAIEYKSNAFNGALKGKLLVCRFSGGGDIIVLQPGSLTKGSPEADYDILTSYTGAGTKGLVGMSGFINPLDIVEDVQTGNLYVIEFNWNNIPDRTAQITLLRVSSISDEDGFATAFPEKITATEVVGVTQTASSKIVNSLATAPTTKKDKDKDKDKDKDKDKGKDKGKPELPDYSKVTQHAVTISNTGRGNLKLKNLGIVGENAREFVMTGQPNAKPNKPVKIRKNSSVTFNIAFFPASAGLKTAKLEASSQKRKKDQVVSVELVGFGIQYEVNDSTTIESLEANANKMINKVTKKATDKEPVLKVYPNPNTIGSKIYVDLADFGKLEPVTLTIYDSFGQIYQAKTVKTDANGIVSAELPVTKTMKPGIYIIKANGPSGQKQTKVIIEN